A window from Bufo bufo chromosome 1, aBufBuf1.1, whole genome shotgun sequence encodes these proteins:
- the LOC121002674 gene encoding C-X-C chemokine receptor type 3-like isoform X1, which produces MYLVIDMTNNDYENITFAYSAISYGADFDICLHEENKIFDQIFLPTFYSILFIAGMLGNGLVMLVMLTNRQKMQSTDVFIVHLALADMLLVSTLPFWAAQATFGWVFGEGLCKIVASVFKINFYAGTFLLVCISIDRYLSIVYAVQVYNKHKKNHVHWSCLTVWCLCIIMCIPDAIYYSVSFESRINMTTCEPFYPENHSKSWKVATTFLFQILVFLLPLIGMLFCYTHIIIRLLRSQKFKKERAIRLIIAVVVAFFLCWTPYNIVAFLDMFTLLDIINDCTSTNNIDFALSITSCICYLHCCLNPILYAFIGAKFKNNMFNLICKTRLCPQIVAKHLMRRQTSTKSSTWSSSGDTTMSGIY; this is translated from the exons ATGTATCTTGTCATCGACATG ACTAACAACGACTATGAAAACATCACATTTGCATACTCAGCCATATCATATGGTGCAGATTTTGATATCTGTCTTCATGAGGAGAACAAGATATTTGACCAAATTTTTTTGCCAACCTTCTATAGCATATTGTTTATAGCCGGAATGCTGGGGAATGGACTGGTCATGTTAGTGATGCTGACAAATAGGCAGAAGATGCAGAGCACGGATGTGTTTATTGTTCATCTGGCTCTGGCAGATATGCTCTTGGTTTCTACTTTACCATTTTGGGCTGCACAAGCAACTTTTGGTTGGGTCTTTGGAGAGGGCCTATGTAAAATAGTTGCATCCGTTTTCAAGATCAACTTCTATGCAGGTACTTTCCTCCTTGTCTGTATTAGTATTGACCGATATCTCTCTATCGTGTATGCTGTCCAGGTCTACAATAAACACAAGAAGAACCACGTTCACTGGAGTTGCCTCACTGTATGGTGTTTGTGTATTATTATGTGTATCCCTGATGCTATATATTATTCAGTGTCATTCGAATCTCGCATCAACATGACTACATGTGAACCATTCTACCCTGAGAACCATTCCAAGTCCTGGAAAGTGGCAACAACATTTTTGTTCCAAATCCTTGTCTTCTTGTTGCCTCTAATTGGCATGCTGTTCTGCTACACACATATTATAATAAGACTGCTAAGATCTCAAAAGTTTAAGAAGGAGAGGGCAATAAGGCTTATAATAGCAGTTGTGGTAGCTTTCTTCTTATGTTGGACTCCATATAACATTGTAGCTTTTTTAGACATGTTCACTTTGCTGGATATAATTAATGATTGCACTAGCACAAATAACATTGATTTTGCATTATCCATCACATCCTGCATTTGTTACTTGCATTGCTGTCTCAATCCTATTCTTTATGCTTTCATTGGAGCAAAATTTAAGAACAACATGTTCAACCTGATCTGTAAAACAAGACTATGTCCGCAAATTGTGGCCAAGCATCTCATGAGAAGGCAAACCAGTACAAAATCGTCCACTTGGTCTTCTTCTGGAGATACAACCATGTCTGGGATTTACTAG
- the LOC121002674 gene encoding C-X-C chemokine receptor type 3-like isoform X2, with protein MTNNDYENITFAYSAISYGADFDICLHEENKIFDQIFLPTFYSILFIAGMLGNGLVMLVMLTNRQKMQSTDVFIVHLALADMLLVSTLPFWAAQATFGWVFGEGLCKIVASVFKINFYAGTFLLVCISIDRYLSIVYAVQVYNKHKKNHVHWSCLTVWCLCIIMCIPDAIYYSVSFESRINMTTCEPFYPENHSKSWKVATTFLFQILVFLLPLIGMLFCYTHIIIRLLRSQKFKKERAIRLIIAVVVAFFLCWTPYNIVAFLDMFTLLDIINDCTSTNNIDFALSITSCICYLHCCLNPILYAFIGAKFKNNMFNLICKTRLCPQIVAKHLMRRQTSTKSSTWSSSGDTTMSGIY; from the exons ATG ACTAACAACGACTATGAAAACATCACATTTGCATACTCAGCCATATCATATGGTGCAGATTTTGATATCTGTCTTCATGAGGAGAACAAGATATTTGACCAAATTTTTTTGCCAACCTTCTATAGCATATTGTTTATAGCCGGAATGCTGGGGAATGGACTGGTCATGTTAGTGATGCTGACAAATAGGCAGAAGATGCAGAGCACGGATGTGTTTATTGTTCATCTGGCTCTGGCAGATATGCTCTTGGTTTCTACTTTACCATTTTGGGCTGCACAAGCAACTTTTGGTTGGGTCTTTGGAGAGGGCCTATGTAAAATAGTTGCATCCGTTTTCAAGATCAACTTCTATGCAGGTACTTTCCTCCTTGTCTGTATTAGTATTGACCGATATCTCTCTATCGTGTATGCTGTCCAGGTCTACAATAAACACAAGAAGAACCACGTTCACTGGAGTTGCCTCACTGTATGGTGTTTGTGTATTATTATGTGTATCCCTGATGCTATATATTATTCAGTGTCATTCGAATCTCGCATCAACATGACTACATGTGAACCATTCTACCCTGAGAACCATTCCAAGTCCTGGAAAGTGGCAACAACATTTTTGTTCCAAATCCTTGTCTTCTTGTTGCCTCTAATTGGCATGCTGTTCTGCTACACACATATTATAATAAGACTGCTAAGATCTCAAAAGTTTAAGAAGGAGAGGGCAATAAGGCTTATAATAGCAGTTGTGGTAGCTTTCTTCTTATGTTGGACTCCATATAACATTGTAGCTTTTTTAGACATGTTCACTTTGCTGGATATAATTAATGATTGCACTAGCACAAATAACATTGATTTTGCATTATCCATCACATCCTGCATTTGTTACTTGCATTGCTGTCTCAATCCTATTCTTTATGCTTTCATTGGAGCAAAATTTAAGAACAACATGTTCAACCTGATCTGTAAAACAAGACTATGTCCGCAAATTGTGGCCAAGCATCTCATGAGAAGGCAAACCAGTACAAAATCGTCCACTTGGTCTTCTTCTGGAGATACAACCATGTCTGGGATTTACTAG